Proteins encoded in a region of the Diadema setosum chromosome 7, eeDiaSeto1, whole genome shotgun sequence genome:
- the LOC140230407 gene encoding uncharacterized protein isoform X1 — protein MESAWMRRLACISSDPEVPMGRGVVSVAVMTFIHILIWSEKQAIPTFMPAGLRCLNQSCPTHQNVTVSTNYHKTECVEMTLIQEGVLLGPLVGLALLFVPPSAQLLSAATCGSHVSLITTGGLLWSAMVLLTSYCRSFWELILARLGVSIGFSVCLSSSASLQSVLFTSSTHSQQAANVFHQAVFVGGFAGYLLGLTYLTTTWRQIIFVLGVAGFGVFLVASLVVRQPNSEQRDFIFRRNTACETLLELVACKPYVMLCVAVIVRNIGSCALDAWLATFYAQVYQIPPKEYVTRLGVVVVVGGCGGSLLGTLLLSRCNKKNKVAPVFLVSLGQLSAASFALPALLLGSKTSPAVFTGLLFLVYLFAETWWNCVFAVCEACFHQQMRDQAVTFCLRSGLVFGNIAGPLLVPALSHLHPEWLYCEGGIQTPLLYVTTTCLALSALFFFLLGFLLMRLDTGPRLEETIYLMYETSDVDAFSEKYSEKDSSF, from the exons ATGGAGTCAgcctggatgaggagactagcATGTATATCAAGTGATCCAGAAGTACCAATGGGACGTGGAGTGGTGTCGGTAGCAGTCATGactttcattcatattttgatttggaGTGAGAAGCAAGCCATTCCAACATTTATGCCTGCAG GTTTAAGATGTTTAAATCAATCATGTCCCACACATCAGAATGTGACAGTCAGCACCAATTATCACAAGACAGAGTGTGTAGAGATGACTCTCATCCAG GAAGGAGTTCTCCTGGGTCCCTTAGTGGGTCTAGCCCTTCTCTTTGTCCCACCATCAGCCCAGCTCCTGTCAGCAGCAACCTGTGGTTCTCACGTCTCTCTCATCACGACTGGGGGATTACTCTGGAGTGCTATGGTGCTTCTCACATCTTATTGCAGATCATTCTGGGAGCTGATTCTCGCTAGACTAGGGGTCAGCATTGGCTTT tCTGTATGTTTATCCTCATCAGCCAGCTTGCAGTCAGTACTCTTTACATCTTCAACTCATTCCCAACAAGCAGCTAATGTCTTCCATCAGGCAGTGTTTGTAG GTGGTTTTGCTGGGTATCTGCTGGGTCTGACATATCTCACCACCACCTGGAGACAAATCATCTTCGTTCTGGGCGTGGCAGGTTTCGGGGTCTTCCTCGTTGCATCATTGGTAGTCAGACAGCCCAACTCAGAACAAAGGGATTTCATCTTCAGGAGAAACACAGCTTGT GAGACCCTACTAGAGCTGGTGGCATGCAAGCCCTACGTAATGCTGTGTGTGGCAGTGATCGTGCGAAATATTGGTAGCTGTGCCTTAGATGCCTGGCTAGCAACCTTTTATGCACAAGTCTACCAAATACCCCCTAAAGAGTATGTTACCAGGCTTGGAGTGGTGGTTGTGGTAGGTGGATGTGGGGGCAGTCTGCTGGGCACTCTTCTTCTCTCAAG ATGTaacaagaagaacaaagttGCACCAGTATTCCTTGTGTCACTTGGTCAGCTGAGTGCAGCTTCCTTTGCACTACCAGCACTGCTCTTGGGTTCTAAGACCAGCCCTGCTGTGTTTACTGGTCTGCTCTTTCTGGTCTACCTGTTTGCTGAAACCTGGTGGAATTGTGTCTTTGCTGTCTGTGAG GCCTGCTTCCACCAGCAGATGAGAGACCAAGCTGTGACCTTTTGTCTGAGGTCAGGGCTCGTGTTTGGGAACATTGCTGGACCACTATTG GTTCCTGCATTGTCTCATCTCCATCCTGAGTGGCTGTACTGTGAGGGGGGCATCCAGACACCCCTACTCTATGTTACCACCACCTGTCTGGCTCTCTCagctctcttcttcttccttcttggCTTTCTTCTCATGAGATTGGATACAGGGCCTCGATTGGAGGAGACCATTTATCTCATGTATGAAACAAGTGACGTTGATGCCTTTTCTGAGAAATATTCTGAAAAGGATTCCTCATTTTAA
- the LOC140230407 gene encoding uncharacterized protein isoform X2: MESAWMRRLACISSDPEVPMGRGVVSVAVMTFIHILIWSEKQAIPTFMPAGLRCLNQSCPTHQNVTVSTNYHKTECVEMTLIQEGVLLGPLVGLALLFVPPSAQLLSAATCGSHVSLITTGGLLWSAMVLLTSYCRSFWELILARLGVSIGFSVCLSSSASLQSVLFTSSTHSQQAANVFHQAVFVGGFAGYLLGLTYLTTTWRQIIFVLGVAGFGVFLVASLVVRQPNSEQRDFIFRRNTACETLLELVACKPYVMLCVAVIVRNIGSCALDAWLATFYAQVYQIPPKEYVTRLGVVVVVGGCGGSLLGTLLLSRCNKKNKVAPVFLVSLGQLSAASFALPALLLGSKTSPAVFTGLLFLVYLFAETWWNCVFAVCEACFHQQMRDQAVTFCLRSGLVFGNIAGPLLVPALSHLHPEWLYCEGGIQTPLLYVTTTCLALSALFFFLLGFLLMRLDTGPRLEETIYLMVRIM, from the exons ATGGAGTCAgcctggatgaggagactagcATGTATATCAAGTGATCCAGAAGTACCAATGGGACGTGGAGTGGTGTCGGTAGCAGTCATGactttcattcatattttgatttggaGTGAGAAGCAAGCCATTCCAACATTTATGCCTGCAG GTTTAAGATGTTTAAATCAATCATGTCCCACACATCAGAATGTGACAGTCAGCACCAATTATCACAAGACAGAGTGTGTAGAGATGACTCTCATCCAG GAAGGAGTTCTCCTGGGTCCCTTAGTGGGTCTAGCCCTTCTCTTTGTCCCACCATCAGCCCAGCTCCTGTCAGCAGCAACCTGTGGTTCTCACGTCTCTCTCATCACGACTGGGGGATTACTCTGGAGTGCTATGGTGCTTCTCACATCTTATTGCAGATCATTCTGGGAGCTGATTCTCGCTAGACTAGGGGTCAGCATTGGCTTT tCTGTATGTTTATCCTCATCAGCCAGCTTGCAGTCAGTACTCTTTACATCTTCAACTCATTCCCAACAAGCAGCTAATGTCTTCCATCAGGCAGTGTTTGTAG GTGGTTTTGCTGGGTATCTGCTGGGTCTGACATATCTCACCACCACCTGGAGACAAATCATCTTCGTTCTGGGCGTGGCAGGTTTCGGGGTCTTCCTCGTTGCATCATTGGTAGTCAGACAGCCCAACTCAGAACAAAGGGATTTCATCTTCAGGAGAAACACAGCTTGT GAGACCCTACTAGAGCTGGTGGCATGCAAGCCCTACGTAATGCTGTGTGTGGCAGTGATCGTGCGAAATATTGGTAGCTGTGCCTTAGATGCCTGGCTAGCAACCTTTTATGCACAAGTCTACCAAATACCCCCTAAAGAGTATGTTACCAGGCTTGGAGTGGTGGTTGTGGTAGGTGGATGTGGGGGCAGTCTGCTGGGCACTCTTCTTCTCTCAAG ATGTaacaagaagaacaaagttGCACCAGTATTCCTTGTGTCACTTGGTCAGCTGAGTGCAGCTTCCTTTGCACTACCAGCACTGCTCTTGGGTTCTAAGACCAGCCCTGCTGTGTTTACTGGTCTGCTCTTTCTGGTCTACCTGTTTGCTGAAACCTGGTGGAATTGTGTCTTTGCTGTCTGTGAG GCCTGCTTCCACCAGCAGATGAGAGACCAAGCTGTGACCTTTTGTCTGAGGTCAGGGCTCGTGTTTGGGAACATTGCTGGACCACTATTG GTTCCTGCATTGTCTCATCTCCATCCTGAGTGGCTGTACTGTGAGGGGGGCATCCAGACACCCCTACTCTATGTTACCACCACCTGTCTGGCTCTCTCagctctcttcttcttccttcttggCTTTCTTCTCATGAGATTGGATACAGGGCCTCGATTGGAGGAGACCATTTATCTCAT